A region of Necator americanus strain Aroian chromosome I, whole genome shotgun sequence DNA encodes the following proteins:
- a CDS encoding hypothetical protein (NECATOR_CHRI.G3264.T1) has protein sequence MDATRNIVMNVCSVCDVDKGKKIQRQLAEVHGYSQEQVAEFKAEKKNRKFAASGRSVYNCEYCDAGFNNISGLSRHRTTKHADEYSPPTILCSICRETVKVSHIDEPQLSRWFCTSYNCRSHLY, from the exons ATGGATGCCACAcgcaa TATCGTCATGAATGTATGCTCGGTTTGTGATGTAGACAAGGgtaaaaaaatccagaggCAGCTTGCTGAAGTCCATGGATATTCGCAAGAGCAAGTAGCGGAATTTAAGGCTGagaaaaagaaccgaaaattTGCCGCCTCAGGAAGATCAGTATATAACTGTGAGTACTGTGATGCGGGATTCAACAATATTAGTGGGTTGAGCCGACATAGAACCACAAAGCATGCTGATGAGTATTCACCACCAACTATCCTGTGTTCCATATGCAGAGAGACCGTCAAAGTGAGTCACATTGATGAACCGCAGCTTTCACGGTGGTTTTGTACATCTTATAATTGTCGTTCACATCTTTATTGA
- a CDS encoding hypothetical protein (NECATOR_CHRI.G3265.T1), translating to MCKTNDSKLYNIPSVLIGNRLYSLNVILCRITKESWRIQVAADANPSILFFGEYETFEEEWIKVLEQLSCSITDHSLIPLRVDLDSDNVVLIYNFNGIVLRLPLRRPSDQELNLHLLTIIASEKAAHTEEKKKREDLEQKLKSLETELASVKQRATWQEKEMDLLKLLLKSPAVPSLVPDKSLHCVSCSCSSSRLSRSSNITGLDPDEEGDVSDQDNDDAASNSSCRKELKHETPSNTSSSMVPEPGTQQPQNLLLGIAQYILCQLCPEQAPDLKVMEDHFLRTHVNKEKRNCEACPSEDQPDLIQHMRRHTNRIYACEYCGKRGRRNYLKAHVRTHTGEKPFSCETCGRSFADGSTLRRHRLVHSGEKKHSCPICGRGIARKDNVKTHIRSHGVHC from the exons ATGTGCAAAACAAACGACTCAAAGCTATACAACATTCCTTCTGTTTTGATTGGTAACAg ATTGTACTCCTTGAACGTGATTCTATGTCGTATCACAAAAGAATCTTGGCGTATTCAAGTTGCAGCCGATGCCAATCCAAGCATACTGTTTTTTGGAGAGTACGAGACATTCGAAGAAGAATGGATAAAAGTTCTAGAACAGCTTTCTTGTTCGATCACGGACCATAG CCTGATACCACTTCGTGTGGACTTGGATAGCGACAATGTTGTCTTGATCTACAATTTCAACGGGATAGTTCTGAGATTACCTCTTCGTAGACCTAGCGATCAGGAATTGAATCTTCATCTCCTCACAATCATTGCATCGGAAAAG GCCGCCcatactgaagaaaaaaagaaacgtgaaGATCTTGAGCAAAAGCTTAAATCTCTAGAAACGGAGCTTGCGTCT GTGAAACAGCGCGCAACAtggcaagaaaaagagatggaTTTGCTGAAGCTGCTCCTGAAATCTCCAGCTGTACCGAGCTTAGTTCCCGACAAATCGCTACATTGCGTATCTTGCAGTTGCTCAAG CTCGCGCCTTAGTCGATCAAGCAACATCACAGGTTTAGATCCAGACGAGGAAGGTGACGTTTCCGATCAGGATAACG ATGATGCTGCGTCAAACTCTAGTTGTAGAAAGGAGCTAAAACACGAGACACCTTCGAATACTTCATCGTCCATGGTTCCTGAGCCCGGCACCCAGCAGCCGCag AATCTACTCCTCGGTATTGCTCAGTACATTCTTTGTCAGTTGTGTCCTGAACAAGCTCCTGACCTCAAAGTTATGGAAGATCACTTTCTCAGAACTCATGTTAACAAG GAAAAACGAAACTGCGAGGCGTGTCCTTCCGAGGATCAACCAGACCTAATCCAACACATGAGAAGACATACGAATAG GATTTACGCTTGTGAGTACTGTGGCAAACGTGGACGGCGGAACTATTTGAAGGCACATGTCAGGACACATACTGGAGAGAAACCATTCAGT TGCGAAACATGTGGTCGAAGCTTCGCTGATGGAAGTACGTTGCGTCGTCATCGGTTGGTTCACTCGGGTGAGAAGAAACATAGCTGCCCAATTTGCGGGAGAGGAATTGCTCGAAAGGATAATGTTAAGACTCACATACGCAGTCATGGTGTTCACTGTTAA
- a CDS encoding hypothetical protein (NECATOR_CHRI.G3264.T2) produces the protein MEMASIRENVIKMMKRTTKGAQMSMEQTLRNLEQLRKMADSLADNAERSDQNMRLARRPDVPSVGRPQAPTPIRKLQKRVHLRKEETKTTAGNSGLCTRREGRACCLPSDAAK, from the exons ATG GAAATGGCATCGATACGAGAAAATGTCatcaaaatgatgaaaaggACAACAAAAGGCGCTCAAATGAGTATGGAGCAAACGTTGCGCAATTTGGAACAGTTACGCAAAATGGCGGACTCGTTAGCAGATAACGCTGAAAGAAGCGACCAGAACATGCGCCTTGCACGCCGTCCAGATGTTCCTAGTGTCGGCCGTCCTCAAGCTCCTACTCCGATACGGAAATTACAGAAG CGAGTCCATCTACGCAAGGAGGAGACGAAAACCACTGCTGGAAATTCCGGACTGTGCACAAGGCGAGAGGGACGCGCGTGCTGTTTGCCTTCGGATGCAGCCAAGTAG
- a CDS encoding hypothetical protein (NECATOR_CHRI.G3264.T3): MDATRNIVMNVCSVCDVDKGKKIQRQLAEVHGYSQEQVAEFKAEKKNRKFAASGRSVYNCVEETRRISTDIQGGNRDLLQRIEMEMASIRENVIKMMKRTTKGAQMSMEQTLRNLEQLRKMADSLADNAERSDQNMRLARRPDVPSVGRPQAPTPIRKLQKRVHLRKEETKTTAGNSGLCTRREGRACCLPSDAAK, encoded by the exons ATGGATGCCACAcgcaa TATCGTCATGAATGTATGCTCGGTTTGTGATGTAGACAAGGgtaaaaaaatccagaggCAGCTTGCTGAAGTCCATGGATATTCGCAAGAGCAAGTAGCGGAATTTAAGGCTGagaaaaagaaccgaaaattTGCCGCCTCAGGAAGATCAGTATATAACT GTGTAGAGGAGACCCGAAGGATTTCAACGGATATACAGGGCGGGAACAGAGACCTTCTCCAGAGAATTGAAATG GAAATGGCATCGATACGAGAAAATGTCatcaaaatgatgaaaaggACAACAAAAGGCGCTCAAATGAGTATGGAGCAAACGTTGCGCAATTTGGAACAGTTACGCAAAATGGCGGACTCGTTAGCAGATAACGCTGAAAGAAGCGACCAGAACATGCGCCTTGCACGCCGTCCAGATGTTCCTAGTGTCGGCCGTCCTCAAGCTCCTACTCCGATACGGAAATTACAGAAG CGAGTCCATCTACGCAAGGAGGAGACGAAAACCACTGCTGGAAATTCCGGACTGTGCACAAGGCGAGAGGGACGCGCGTGCTGTTTGCCTTCGGATGCAGCCAAGTAG
- a CDS encoding hypothetical protein (NECATOR_CHRI.G3265.T2), which translates to MCKTNDSKLYNIPSVLIGNRLYSLNVILCRITKESWRIQVAADANPSILFFGEYETFEEEWIKVLEQLSCSITDHSLIPLRVDLDSDNVVLIYNFNGIVLRLPLRRPSDQELNLHLLTIIASEKAAHTEEKKKREDLEQKLKSLETELASVKQRATWQEKEMDLLKLLLKSPAVPSLVPDKSLHCVSCSCSSSRLSRSSNITGLDPDEEGDVSDQDNDDAASNSSCRKELKHETPSNTSSSMVPEPGTQQPQNLLLGIAQYILCQLCPEQAPDLKVMEDHFLRTHVNKEKRNCEACPSEDQPDLIQHMRRHTNRIYACEYCGKRGRRNYLKAHVRTHTGEKPFSCETCGRSFADGSTLRRHRLVHSGMNEESNRVLALLEEIQETQLLIIEKLGKPNEAFTAEMTRLNRLISDVEHYLPILKTLASDIPLYKCYRAFSRALF; encoded by the exons ATGTGCAAAACAAACGACTCAAAGCTATACAACATTCCTTCTGTTTTGATTGGTAACAg ATTGTACTCCTTGAACGTGATTCTATGTCGTATCACAAAAGAATCTTGGCGTATTCAAGTTGCAGCCGATGCCAATCCAAGCATACTGTTTTTTGGAGAGTACGAGACATTCGAAGAAGAATGGATAAAAGTTCTAGAACAGCTTTCTTGTTCGATCACGGACCATAG CCTGATACCACTTCGTGTGGACTTGGATAGCGACAATGTTGTCTTGATCTACAATTTCAACGGGATAGTTCTGAGATTACCTCTTCGTAGACCTAGCGATCAGGAATTGAATCTTCATCTCCTCACAATCATTGCATCGGAAAAG GCCGCCcatactgaagaaaaaaagaaacgtgaaGATCTTGAGCAAAAGCTTAAATCTCTAGAAACGGAGCTTGCGTCT GTGAAACAGCGCGCAACAtggcaagaaaaagagatggaTTTGCTGAAGCTGCTCCTGAAATCTCCAGCTGTACCGAGCTTAGTTCCCGACAAATCGCTACATTGCGTATCTTGCAGTTGCTCAAG CTCGCGCCTTAGTCGATCAAGCAACATCACAGGTTTAGATCCAGACGAGGAAGGTGACGTTTCCGATCAGGATAACG ATGATGCTGCGTCAAACTCTAGTTGTAGAAAGGAGCTAAAACACGAGACACCTTCGAATACTTCATCGTCCATGGTTCCTGAGCCCGGCACCCAGCAGCCGCag AATCTACTCCTCGGTATTGCTCAGTACATTCTTTGTCAGTTGTGTCCTGAACAAGCTCCTGACCTCAAAGTTATGGAAGATCACTTTCTCAGAACTCATGTTAACAAG GAAAAACGAAACTGCGAGGCGTGTCCTTCCGAGGATCAACCAGACCTAATCCAACACATGAGAAGACATACGAATAG GATTTACGCTTGTGAGTACTGTGGCAAACGTGGACGGCGGAACTATTTGAAGGCACATGTCAGGACACATACTGGAGAGAAACCATTCAGT TGCGAAACATGTGGTCGAAGCTTCGCTGATGGAAGTACGTTGCGTCGTCATCGGTTGGTTCACTCGG GCATGAACGAGGAGTCGAATAGAGTTCTTGCTTTACTCGAGGAAAttca GGAGACACAACTCCTTATCATAGAGAAATTAGGTAAACCAAACGAAGCGTTTACTGCGGAAATGACACGATTGAATCGTCTT